The proteins below are encoded in one region of Alistipes communis:
- a CDS encoding RNA polymerase sigma-70 factor has translation MEQEREILDRLAQGDREAFDALYLHYAPKVEELAFWMLKNRTEAEDVMQSIMLKVWERKEEIAQMTRFSNYLFTMTKNAIFDIYNRSLVHEKYESAQLSSVRYFHDDTLDSQVETNDLALLISIAVDKMPDQRRRIFRMSRYEGLSNREIAERLRISVKTVENHMTAALGQLRRLLASITLFF, from the coding sequence GTGGAGCAGGAGCGGGAAATATTGGATCGGCTGGCGCAGGGGGATCGGGAGGCGTTCGATGCGCTCTATCTGCATTATGCTCCGAAAGTCGAGGAACTGGCGTTCTGGATGTTGAAGAACCGGACGGAGGCGGAGGATGTCATGCAGTCCATCATGCTGAAAGTCTGGGAACGCAAAGAGGAGATCGCGCAGATGACCCGTTTTTCCAATTACCTCTTTACGATGACGAAAAACGCTATTTTCGACATTTACAACCGTTCGCTGGTGCATGAGAAATACGAATCGGCCCAGTTGTCCTCCGTCCGCTATTTTCACGACGATACGCTCGACAGCCAGGTGGAGACGAACGATCTGGCGCTGTTGATCTCCATCGCCGTGGACAAGATGCCCGATCAGCGGCGGCGTATCTTCCGGATGAGCCGTTACGAGGGTCTTTCGAACCGGGAGATCGCCGAGCGGCTCCGGATCAGCGTCAAGACCGTGGAAAACCATATGACCGCCGCACTCGGCCAACTGCGGCGCCTGCTTGCCTCGATCACGCTTTTTTTCTGA